The segment cggacgacgcctacgggatcgttagtatagctatagactagtcgtttgtgtaacacgtgtttgtagcaaataatcatgctcaaaaataatccaacgtcgcatgggactgacactacacgctatgcaatgttttcaatgtgacttcatggaattcaaggaattaggaaaacatcgggttttcctagggttttcaatacatacagatttgaaatgcatacaattttaaatgaacaatttttttcaagcatagaaacaaacaagcatacctatggatcttcacaacattttcaaaagcttttctttcagaaaatgtcggattttctggtagttttcaaacaatacaaacattggatttcaaacactacttatgaactcaccaacatttcatatgttgacgtttttcaaaatacttgtattctcagggaaccagtgaaccaaaggaaaacataTTCGATGATGGCTTGCAATTTGATTAtgaacgaatcgaacaatttatattttttttgggaatgtaatgtttaaacaatgtatgacatgtaaacgctacctgttgtactatattaatgcatggtgacgaatgttgttatgtttcatatatattcaatgttatggtattcaattgagtcacgacagcccccggacgtttccgccgtctggttcgggggtgtgacacagttggtgcacttgatggcactttgatacatgcTGTTGTCCCTGCTAAGAAACAAGACTTATATAGAAGTAGGGGAAAGGGAGATTGCTACCTAAACGTATTGGCAATATGTGACTtcaatatgatttttacatttgttgtgaccgGGTGGGAAGGGGAAGTGCATGACTCTAGAATATTATCAGAAGCAGTAGCCGATCCACAAGCATCATTCCCGTTTCCACCACCaggtaattttttgtttttttttaatattttcattttaatttgaaaattgattagtgttttgcatttttttcagacaaatattatctttgtgatgccgCGTATGCACACACTCGAGGATTTATGGCCCCTTATCGTAATGTGAGGTATTGGCTTGGAGATTTTCGTCAAAGATGTGCATTGAccaataaagaaaaatttaaccATGGACATGCAAAACTTCGGAATGTCATTGAGCGtgcttttggtgttttgaaagcaCGCTTCCCTATATTGAAGAGGATGGCACCATTCCCGTTTGTGACACAAAGAAACATTGCCATGGCATGCTTCGCGCTTCATAATTATATAAGGAAAGAAGGATTGAGTGATGAGTATTTCGCACGATACGATGAACCCAATGTCCCGTTTCGAAATAACAATGTGGccattgatgatgatgaagacggGATTCCAACACATGGTACTGCAGCAGACCGTGAATATATGACTCAGTTACGTGATGAAATTGCTGATCAGTTGATGCACAATATAAATTGaattgttttaaatgaaattgttattgtaaaacattttttttttattgtatgaCTAATTTAGTTGCATGAATTTTATTTTCAATGTTATAagactattattattaaaattttggtgttgaaaaatcattttaagtttgtaaaataattttatttaaaattcagtTTATTTCAGCAgcctgcagacgttaaaaaacaaacagtcttcttattgcagactgcagacgtttggtccacctcttctgctgcagaggcttgcagatgtggtccgcagactgcatacATTTtggcttcagaaaaacaaacagcacctaatgCTTTATGATCTCCTTTATTTGCAAAAATGGCTAGAACGATATTAAGAATCACAAAATATTCTAACCTAGAAAGCCTGATGCTTCTATTAAAGTGTTTGAAAATTATGGAGAACACTACATTTCTTAGTAATGATAATCAGGTAATTCTAATAGCACGTCCCCGAGTCATTAATTATGAAATCTCGTTTCAGGTATCTATTCTTCTATAGATCAAATGATCAAATCTcgtttttttctttctttatttttatcCATTTATATAGAAAAACTTATAGATTTAGACACTTGATTGATGAAACTaatacatataaacaacattTTGCATCTTGTTTGGTATTTTTGTAAACTTGTAAACAATATTCTTTCCTTAATTTACCCACGAATGCCACATGTTACACCTTAATTCTCAAGATGATGAGAAACTCACCCCAAATCTAACAAGTATTAAATAGGGGTTACTGATGGTCTCTTAAAGGTATCCTTATAGCATAAAACAAAAGCTTTTGACAAACTTTTTGATCTGATTTAAAAAAATGTATTCCATTATAAAAGCTGCAAATCTTCCTATTGGCCAATATTTATTTCAACTTTTTAATTTGATTGTAGGCAGTGTGTATCACTCAAGTAGGGTGTTTAGTGATTTGAGTTCAAACGATAATGGTGTTTAAACAGGTATGCCAtgtatgttataaagcatatttttttattattataaatagcATATATTTAAAGCATATTCCAATTATTTTTTGCTACTTTTTACAAGAGCTTAATTCCAATTGGTTTAACCGTTAAGTTGCGGTATAATATAAGGATTAAGATACGCTAAATTGGTATTAATGGAAGAATGTCTAAAATATGTTTCATTATGCGTAAAAAAACATTATCtatgataaatatcaaaaaatattACATtgatattttacaaaaaaatactAAACTTCTtttagcctatatatatatatatatatatatatatatatatatatatatatatatatatatatatatatatatatatatatatatatatatatatatatatatatatatatatgttcaggttcatttgagaccattctaattttgtgagaccgtgagaccaaatctaaaaataattttaaaatgcaaaataaatggaaaaatccaaaaattctttttttaaatgttattttcggaacttgaattaactaaaaaaaatataaaaaaaataaaaaaaaataaaaaaaaaatccgtttttttttgaaaaatacgtaaaatattctaaatagaatatttcactgacatattctaaaaaataattttaaaatgcaaaataaatggaaaaatctaaaaattctttttttaaatattattttcggaacttgaattaactaaaaaaataaaaaaaaaataaaaaaaaaaaattctattttttttgaaaaatacgtgaaatattctaaatagaatattacactgtacatattctaaaaataattttaaaatgcaaaataaatggaaaaatcaaaaaattcttttattaaatattattttcggaacatgaattaactaaaaaaaaaataaaataaataaaaaaaataaaaaataaataaacaaatgcgtctcacggtctcacaaaatataagtgatctcaaatgaacctaaccctatatatatatatatatatatatatatatatatatatatatatatatatatatatatatatatatatatatatatatatatatatatatatatatatatatatatatatatatatataggctaaaAGAAGTTTAGTATAAACTCGTAAACAATCTTCTATTATATGTGTTTAGGATTATTTTTGGAGTCAAATTGCCATAAAACCTAATGTCATGGGTTACTTTGTTCCACTTTGTATTATATTTAGCTTTTTCTATGTACATTGCATTATGCCTATTGATTTTATAGATGTAATATAATCATCTTTTGTGATTTTGGTAACAGCAAGGAGATATCATAAAAATatgaagagtaaattactgaaatcgtctctgtggtttggtcaaaattgcacgtttggtccctaacttttttttttgcattcggatcgtccttgtggtttgattttgttgcgtttttcgtccctatggtttggtaaaaattgcatgtttggtccctaactttatgtatgtaagggacgaaaaatgaaacaaaatcaaaccacagggacgaaaaacgcaacaaaatcaaaccacagggacgatccaagTGCAAAAAaaggttagggaccaaacatgcaattttgaccaaaccacaaggacgattttagtaatttactcaAATATGAAATATCTTTTTTTTGAGAATATTGGTTATGTGATAATTTAAAGAAACAAAAAATAGTAAATTGATAAAACGAAACACAATAAGAGCGTATTGTGAGTTCTATAAAAACAAATGTAACTCCCGTGTTTTTAGACTAGACATTAATATTGacgtaatggtctaggttaacctttgtaactcatttagaagaaatgaaaaggaattatatgaattatgtgttttatgcttaattattagggtttaattaattaaacataaaaataagcatcaaaattaaagtgtaagataagcccgatgtctttacataaagttgtagtggttgaaacaaggatttcggggatataaagaataccgaaatccgagttataacgaagaagttatgacctgtcgaagtttcgcgacaaaaccgacacggtgccgaatgtcgtaaaaagtgagtttttgataaactactttttagccttagtaatctaaacgaaattcgtagtattcgttaaaccgagaagttcgataaaaagaacgcccaaatttgacttcgtatgatgaagttatgatttttcgaagtttcagcttagcagtagacagctaaaaactcgaattttagatcgagcgatttttagccgacacaaactaaacaagaattgaaggtatcatcattaggagcacaacggtaaaaagtctgacgaaaacggacgtcggatgaagaagttatgaatttttaacggatttcctgtcccggtctgttaaaaataataatataaaaaataaattcaaaattagccgacgaagtctaaacggaagttgtagagcgtaattttagctacacgtgcatataaagaacgtaaaaaacggggctcgtatgcgaaagttatggattttagaagtttttttcacaaaaatcgagaaaattcgcatagtcacgcttTTGCCACGTGTACTCGCCTCGCATATGCCACGTGGCGAAATCTGCTGAGTCAccctcgcatgaacagtagccACGTGATCCTCGCATGCAACCCACGTGATCCGACCCGCGTGTCGCTTGCTGATTGGATCGAGGGTACGGTCCAATGATCTTCCGACGCCTCGCTTCTGACTCATCATCCGAGCCTCGTTGGCCCAATCCGAAGGCGCCGCGTGCCCTTTGCGTGTCCGAAGCTCGCACCCGCCAGGTGTCCTCGCTCCGCGGATGCCACCTGCCCTCGCTGACTCTTCCTTCTCGGCCGAACCCTCGCAGCTCTCCCCTATAAATAGTGGCCTTGCGAGATCTTCCGGCTACTTTTGGAAAATGGccatttttcacccctttttcaatattttagccATTTTCGCTTCCCCCGATGCCCCGAGATCATTTCCAACGCCCGGAACACGTCTCGGAGTGCCCGAAGGcccagaaaatttatctttttggttttgaagcccgacctttcgcagagcccggtttcttaataaaactcctggttttattaaaaacgatcgttttaggaaacgaattgctgcccagTTATTATcaacaagtgagtgtatattcactttcaatttacacatagatatgaagtatttaccttaaaatacgtgttacgtgtaaatatattaattgtttatttgaggtgactgttgtgttgatattttatacaagttttaaactgtatatatatatatatatatatatatatatatatatatatatatatatatatatatatatatatatatatatttacaaatatgttgggtagaacatgggtagatagttggtgtgtgataaaataaagtgatgagaggtattgatgtttaagatgatctagtcatctaacagagtatagacaacggccacagactattttagatagtccagtggaacgttagtagactcgtaatcggtacgtatgtttgaactatatgttcataaagtgttcttgaactatatgttccttaggtgtttttgaactatttGTTCATCCGTTAATTCttctttttgacactattacgTGTCGGGGTACGAGAGCGTATgggagtactttattagtattttcccaatgcttttattttgaagagatttggagtcttcgtttcttttgtgaagtgattggacgagcttcatgagtcagtgttttcctttccgatgccggataggggtgagtctgggggttcagaccacagcctaggcattagtcagtgttttcctttccgatgccggataggggtgagtctgggggttcagaccacagcctaggcattagtcagtgttttcctttccgatgccggataggggtgagtctgggggttcagactacagcctaggcattagtcagtgttttcctttccgatgccggataggggtgagtctgggggttatatacctcacgatattcagaccacagcctaggcaaagttcgatgttgGATAGGGTgtgtctgggggttatatacctcacgatattcagaccacaacctaggcattagttagtgtttccattgccggatagggtgcgtctgggggttatatacctcacgatattcagaccacagcctatgcaaagttcgatgctggatagggtgcgtctgggggttatatacctcacgatattcagaccacagcctaggcattaataaatacccctgacttaattgtcttgtggttctttcttttatgaACAAAGGTGCGTAGTTAAACTTAGTCCATTCATTCAATATCTTTATCAATCCTTGTTTACTGCTAGAGGATTTCTGAAGTAGTTTCGTAGTTAGTTGTTCATATCGATCCTTTAGGCTAGATCTAGTAAGATCACTGTATAAAGTTAGTATGTGGGGATCAATGTTGTTAGTTCCTGTTAAGTAAACTTTGGTGATGATCTGACTTCATGCCTATTaggtaaaccctggcgactatgagacgtagtgcctattggataaatcttggcgacgatgtgacttcgtgcctatttgacataaattgttgtaggaaaacaatgttgtcacccctaatgaaaatccttaggctaggtcccttgtgatagttgttttagggacgtaaggtgaggataacgggaatgggtaattggggtaatttggttgactgattgatgtttaaacataataaatttatgtattgcgggttgaaaaccctatatgctcaccaggcttccaagcctgacccactcagctttttatgattacaggtagtggaccccgagcatagtcggatgatgatgatgagtgattttggattataggccattagttataaataactgttgtaaggcttataaggTCTTGTTtctgcttttgatctgtatcggaacatgacatcccgaggttttattatgaaataaaaatatatatttcttaaagcaaggttttgataaatttttatcatgtttgactttgggaacaaattccataacacttttaatgaaatgattactctgattttactttaaaaagcataaacgaaatcggtcttttctgaccgtgaaattggggatgtcacaacaaatATATTAAAGAAACAAATTACATGTACAACCCTAGAGTAGGATTTTTAATATACCAAAAAAATAGATTAAACAACTAATAACATTAACAAACACTTTTTTTATAAGAGCAAAATGTGAAACAATAATGTATAATCCATAATTTAGGTAAGAAACCACTAAAACAAACAATgatgtttaactattgtttccaCCTTTCAAACCAAGATCTTAAACAACCAACATGAAAAATAAAattgttgtttacaagtctaaAGAAACAAACTTTTTCAAACTTGCTATTAAAATTAAAACTCAGCAAATGTTTTCTAATGTAACATTCACAATTTCTTTACTGTGTTTCAAAACCTATGCATTAGTCTTGAACTGAAACTTATGTATGAAAATCATCATGCTTACTAACTTGATTAAATTGAATGAGTGTATTTGTATTCGAAGATGAATCAGTGGGATCGTCTCCACCAAAACtaattttataagaaaaataactaATATTAGTCACATAAAGGGTAATTATAGAAATAAAATGATAAAACATAAATTACCTTTTCTTGAAAACATGATTCATCAATATCGGTGTTAATGAAAAGCTTTGTCATGGAAAACTATGTGTTAACTGTGGGATGATCTAAAAAAACTATACAAGtgttattaaattattataaaataaaatataataagaaaattaattagcTCTCCAAACTTTAAGCATCAATGTTATTtaaattattataaaataaaatataacaagAAAATTAATTAACTCTCCAAACTTTAAGCATCACAAATTGAAGGATGCCAATGATTCGAAGACCGTGTGGATTGTTATTAATAAATTCTTGCATTTTGTAAGCATAATGACCCACAAAGTGACACGAATTTGTAAACCACtggaaaataaattattaaattaattgatatacatatatatatatatatatatatatatatatatatatatatatatatatatatatatatatatatatatatatatatatatatagaggatggttcacttgagattaaaaaaaaaatagagatcttaAGATTCAATCTCagccacatatttctcatttgccTCTCTAATGCACCAGCGTACCGGCAGCAACGGGGTATGCCTAATTATCAATGATTATATGGCAGAGAGTTATAATCATATaggattatacatgtttatacgtaTGTGCCTAATCATAAATTATTATACATATAAGTCTATTCACAGATagagtaatcataaatgattatgacaGTTGGTGGCAGAACAGGTGGTGATGACAAAGTTGGCGTTGGTATATGTGACAGTAGTGAAGTCGGTTGGTGTCAGAGGTGGTGATAATGGTAATGGCTGTGGCGGTTATGGTGGTGGAGGAGAAAGGAATGGGCGGCACTGTATAATCACTTATGATTATACCAGTCCTGCAGCGCCGGTACGCCGGAGGGTTAGATCAACAGATGTGAAATACGTGGCtaaggttgaatctcaagatctctattttatttttaatctcaacggaacctctctctctctctctctctctctctctctctctgtgtgtgtgtatatatatatatatatatatatatatatatatatatatatatatatatatatatatatatatatatatatattgaaacatccaaaaatatggtcccataaaattttaatttaaataatagataaaatagCAAAGTTTCATATCATCCAAACATTTTTAATAAACTGGTGTATCAATTTGTCATAAATTAGAGTAAAGCATCATAACAAAATCccaatggtgtgtgcgatgcagtcatcccgagctctttcccttggaaccagaagtaactgaaactgtaagcacaaagcttagtgagttccacccaaaataccacataccaaccATACAATAAACACACAGTGAGCCCCGCCCAGTCATCGGACCCCGTCTAGTCATCGGGACCTGCCAGGGCCCCGACAGGTCATCGAGCTGAGCTCGgaaagcatataaacacatatacatgCAATATACAAATCATATAGATAGTCATCGGGcttcgcccgacatcggaccttagtccaatatcatataaacataggCACATAGAAGAGTCAAAAAGACAGCTTGCATTTCatcatcataacataaacatgggccgatattggtgccttcgacccactaaactcgttaaggaaactcacctcacactactgacTCTCATAAACGATCCCTGGCtgttggctgacagattcccgaactgttaatcatgaaaataacccccaattaacaattgggttccaattcataaccataaatccatacttggggtaaaaaagactattttacccctaacctagatTAGTCTAAAACCAAGGCCTAAACTCACACTCTggtggcccaaaatccaaaaaaggTCAACCAAcacccaattatggcccaattttccaaattggacccaaaccCCTTACATTGGCCTTACCCTAAAACCCATCCAAATATCCTAAACCATACACTTGTTCTTAGATGGCCTAACAAGGACCCAAACACCTAAGCCCAAAAGAAAACTCAAACCcaacgagattagggttttcacataaaatgacaattagggtttaggaaaaacaCTTAACCAATAAAGACTTAATCCAGTAAGCCCATCAATCTACTAGGTCAATCATATAATGGAGTCAGGCATAATTCATAATTTAATCCAACGGTCCAAAACACGGATCCAGGCAAGTCCCAAACAAAAGTctcaaagattagggttttctaaacactaattagggtttccaacccaaacacATGCCAATTAGTCTAATGGTTAAGTTTTAGGCTGATTAGGGTTTTACTAGGCtgggcaccacccactgccacctcgagCGGTGGTGGTAGATGGTGGTTCACGGTGGCAGCCATCCACATACGGTGGTGACTTGAGGGACAATCCTATtaaccaaacacacacacacaagctgaACATCATTAACACACCAAATCACACATAgacaaccacctcctcatggtgGCTGGTTGGCAGTAAAAAGAAGTAAGCTTAGCAGCAACCACCACggttggtgtgacaacccgaaatttatttcgtcatttttaaccccttcttccgttaataagcctcatttttatttaactgtccgttGACTTTTGGACtgattaattaatttgggactttttgaATGACTTCAtgagggttgaaacaaattagaaacacccacaaaatgcccttaaaaatgtttagtttcaaccaagtcaaaatttgaccgtttaatcgggtgcgaccaaaaagccccATTTAACggtagtatcgggtagatttccactgagcctcgACTCAATCCCCTATCTAATGAGGAGTGGACTTCATTTCCAcccttttcaccctctctctacactctctctctacaacttgttttcgagccaaaaatcgtccgtttcgagccccaaacgagtaagcaatctaccctaacttgttgtataactTAGTTAGCATGCATATTCATGTTTAAAACATGAATTAGGGGCCAATacatgtgtttatggtccaagaactcTCTtcgaccgtgaacaccatttaatggggtttttaatccccaaaacccctctaaattgcccctaaggcttagatatgacttgtaggcttacatattcggacttagaacaccttgaaacgagtttttggagagtaaacatgagtttactgcccaagaacatgcttgggccgtaaactcctcttcatgggaaGTAAACTCAATTTTATGTGTTAGAATTGcccacaaacacttcctatggccttggaaaaatgtctagaagcaactcCATTGTTGTAAAGGATTaaaacttcaataaaaccaaGGGAATAGGAGTTTACAGCTGTGAACTCCCATAGAATTGGtccatgggctgtaaactcccattaagtgcccaaatgatgcctaaactccttca is part of the Lactuca sativa cultivar Salinas chromosome 7, Lsat_Salinas_v11, whole genome shotgun sequence genome and harbors:
- the LOC128127299 gene encoding uncharacterized protein LOC128127299, with protein sequence MIFTFVVTGWEGEVHDSRILSEAVADPQASFPFPPPDKYYLCDAAYAHTRGFMAPYRNVRYWLGDFRQRCALTNKEKFNHGHAKLRNVIERAFGVLKARFPILKRMAPFPFVTQRNIAMACFALHNYIRKEGLSDEYFARYDEPNVPFRNNNVAIDDDEDGIPTHGTAADREYMTQLRDEIADQLMHNIN